One part of the Diceros bicornis minor isolate mBicDic1 unplaced genomic scaffold, mDicBic1.mat.cur scaffold_55_ctg1, whole genome shotgun sequence genome encodes these proteins:
- the LOC131403100 gene encoding olfactory receptor 9G19-like — protein MERSNHTVTEFVLLGFTTDSVMQLVLFTVFLCVYSVTVVGNTTLVVLICNDSWLHTPVYFFIWNLSFLDLWYSSVYTPKILVTCISEDKSISFAGCASQFFFSAGLAYSECYLLAVMAYDRYVAISKPLLYIQAMSRKLCICLVVYSYTAGFVNAIILTSNTFTMDFCGDNIIDDFFCDVPPLVKLACDVKDSYQAMLYFLLASNVITPAVLILASYLFIIAAILRIRSTQGRLKAFSTCSSRLISVTLYCGSILYIYSRPSSSYSLERDKMVSTFYIVLFPMLNPMIYSLRNEDVKGALKKFFSLTQSGV, from the coding sequence ATGGAGAGGAGCAATCACACAGTGACAGAGTTCGTCCTGTTAGGCTTCACAACAGACTCCGTGATGCAGCTGGTCCTGTTTACGGTGTTCCTTTGTGTGTACTCCGTGACTGTGGTAGGAAATACCACCCTCGTAGTGTTGATCTGTAATGACTCCTGGCTGCACACGCCCgtgtattttttcatttggaatctGTCTTTTCTGGATCTCTGGTATTCCTCTGTCTACACCCCAAAGATCTTGGTGACCTGCATCTCTGAAGACAAAAGCATCTCTTTTGCTGGCTGTGCATCTCAGTTCTTCTTCTCTGCTGGGCTGGCATACAGTGAGTGCTACCTGTTGGCTGTCATGGCTtatgatcgctatgtggccatTTCCAAACCCCTGCTTTATATTCAGGCCATGTCAAGGAAATTGTGCATCTGTTTAGTTGTATATTCCTATACTGCAGGTTTTGTCAATGCAATAATACTCACCAGCAACACATTCACAATGGATTTTTGTGGTGACAATATCATTGATGACTTTTTCTGTGATGTCCCGCCCCTAGTGAAGTTGGCATGTGATGTGAAAGACAGCTACCAGGCCATGCTGTACTTCCTCCTGGCCTCCAACGTCATTACGCCCGCTGTGCTCATACTGGCCTCCTACCTCTTCATCATCGCCGCCATCTTGAGGATCCGCTCCACCCAGGGCCGCCTCAAAGCCTTCTCCACATGCTCCTCCCGTCTGATCTCTGTCACTTTGTACTGTGGCTCCATTCTCTACATCTACTCTCGCCCAAGTTCCAGCTATTCCCTTGAGAGGGACAAAATGGTTTCCACATTTTATATTGTGCTGTTCCCCATGTTGAACCCCATGATCTACAGTTTGAGAAACGAAGATGTGAAAGGGGCTCTGAAAAAATTTTTCAGCTTGACACAATCAGGAGTCTAA
- the LOC131403154 gene encoding olfactory receptor 9G4-like, with protein MEVGNRTVLTEFISVGLSADPRWQLILFGIFLMLYLIAMSGNMTMVILICIDSRLHTPMYCFISNLSFLDFWYPSVYIPKILAICVSENKPISLAGCGAQLFFSCLAAYTECYLLAAMACDRLVAICKPLLYSSTMSSSLCTGLVAGSYIRGFLNSIAHIANTFRLSFCGKNIIDHYFCDVTPLVKMSCTDIQVYEKILRGLVGFTVLSNILAILISYFNILLSISRIRSASGRHKVFSTCASHLISVMFFYGSLLFMYSRPSSTYSVGRHKVASLFYTLFNPLLNPLIYSLRNKDVKAAFRKAVQSIRPQR; from the coding sequence ATGGAAGTTGGAAATCGCACTGTCCTGACTGAATTCATCTCGGTGGGCTTATCCGCAGACCCCAGGTGGCAGCTGATTCTATTTGGAATATTTCTGATGCTCTACTTGATTGCCATGTCAGGGAACATGACCATGGTCATCTTAATATGTATTGATTCCCGCCTGCACACACCTATGTACTGTTTCATTAGTAATCTGTCTTTTCTGGATTTCTGGTATCCTTCTGTGTATATTCCCAAAATTCTGGCCATATGTGTCTCAGAAAATAAACCTATTTCCTTGGCTGGATGTGGAGCACAGCTGTTCTTTTCTTGCCTTGCCGCCTACACTGAGTGCTATCTCCTGGCAGCCATGGCCTGTGACCGCCTagtggccatctgtaagccattACTTTATTCAAGTACAATGTCCAGTTCTCTCTGTACTGGACTCGTTGCTGGCTCCTACATCAGAGGGTTCTTGAATTCCATCGCTCATATTGCTAACACTTTCCGCCTGAGTTTCTGTGGTAAAAATATCATTGACCACTATTTCTGTGACGTAACACCATTGGTAAAAATGTCTTGTACAGACATCCAGGTCTATGAAAAAATCCTCCGGGGTCTGGTGGGCTTCACGGTCCTCTCCAACATTCTTGCCATCCTGATTTCTTATTTCAACATCCTTCTGTCTATCTCGAGGATCCGCTCAGCCTCAGGAAGGCACAAGGTCTTCTCCACCTGTGCGTCTCACCTTATCTCTGTCATGTTCTTCTATGGATCCTTACTCTTCATGTATTCAAGGCCAAGTTCCACCTACTCTGTGGGGAGACACAAAGTGGCTTCTCTCTTCTACACCCTGTTCAACCCATTGCTTAATCCTCTCATCTACAGCCTGAGAAACAAAGACGTCAAAGCAGCCTTCCGGAAAGCAGTTCAGAGCATAAGGCCACAGAGGTGA